A stretch of bacterium DNA encodes these proteins:
- a CDS encoding RNA polymerase subunit sigma-70, which produces MESSNRPEITRLLQEFNPRLTVAPQVQERLLELVYAELKATARGLMSRERVEHTLQPTALVHEAWLKLFRGDEMQWNDRTHFLGIAARCMRQVLVDHARAHGATKRGGDFHQVTLDEGLLAGPNRELELLDLDACLDRLAELDERAAQVAEMRIFGGLTIAEIAHNLNVSKRTIDGDWSMARLWLTRELEGG; this is translated from the coding sequence ATGGAATCCTCGAATCGTCCCGAGATCACCCGTCTGCTGCAGGAGTTCAATCCCCGGCTGACGGTGGCGCCCCAGGTGCAGGAACGGCTCCTGGAGCTGGTCTACGCCGAGTTGAAGGCCACGGCGCGCGGCCTCATGTCCCGCGAGCGGGTCGAGCACACGCTGCAGCCCACGGCCCTGGTCCACGAGGCCTGGCTGAAGCTCTTCCGCGGCGACGAGATGCAGTGGAACGACCGCACCCACTTCCTGGGCATCGCGGCCCGCTGCATGCGCCAGGTGCTGGTCGACCACGCCCGGGCCCACGGCGCGACCAAGCGGGGCGGCGACTTCCACCAGGTCACCCTCGACGAGGGGCTGCTCGCCGGGCCCAACCGGGAACTCGAGCTCCTCGACCTCGACGCCTGCCTCGATCGCCTCGCCGAGCTCGACGAGCGGGCGGCCCAGGTGGCCGAGATGCGCATCTTCGGCGGCCTGACCATCGCCGAGATCGCCCACAACCTGAACGTCTCCAAGCGCACCATCGACGGGGACTGGTCCATGGCCCGCCTCTGGCTGACCCGCGAGCTCGAAGGGGGCTGA
- a CDS encoding serine/threonine protein kinase, which yields MDPRLFREAKELLLEALDQPADSRAEFIRTRCPGRPDLEAEVLSLLSREDSVAPLVGEGVVRFAAGMPERIGPFEIVDVLGEGGMGVVYRGRQTEPIRRDVAVKVLHAGLDTARIIERFSWERRSLARMNHPNIARILDAGSDDGRPYVALELVEGTPITVWCRENHADRDRRLALVEKVGQAVQHAHDRGILHRDLKPGNILVREVDGEPAPCVIDFGIAKALDPDATSPELTVEGQRIGTPAYMSPEQLAGRVDEVDVRTDVYALGVILYELMADKRPWDDDHLVGSLDRDDPPPPSRRSGRRELRGDLDNICLQAIRPEKEGRYASAGALAEDLRRRREGRPVAATPGSWRYRFGKTTRRHPVVSTAIAASVAFLVAGVFFLAYHARRLDAERDRALLAESRARQEAAAAEEIATFLEELFVAMDPVEEGRTPTSALEILDKGAARLETDLADQAANRGRLWGVMGRVNQNIARHELAEQQLRKGLAAFAEDPDSLATLPRRADLQRMLAICLHDLGRYVESETAFRHALAMHRRVDAEVDVEEVQLITDLATAVQARGRKDDALVLLREAIEMAEDLGPDGLSEVAYIRNIRGYIQYQRGRYREALDDMVAALAAQRGIYDGDSIDLVGSLNNVGGMMLELERYDEARAYIEETLALLGRIYEGEDHPSISRAKLHLARIALARGDTATAVAGFEESAALMRDQLGPDNPYTWSSASGLATARTCQGRMDEARAIYGDILGRWLESRGPDYFRTRLCRERYAAFLLRDGDAAAAREQLQLVIDSYLEQGETEHDRLAVVRLEMAEVMLVQGDDRDAGTMVATAMPRLERIFGPGSDMVARARRVAAAVAP from the coding sequence GTGGACCCCCGTCTCTTCCGGGAGGCCAAGGAGCTCCTCCTGGAGGCCCTCGACCAGCCCGCCGACTCCCGCGCCGAGTTCATCCGCACCCGCTGCCCCGGTCGCCCGGACCTCGAAGCCGAGGTGCTCAGCCTGCTGTCCCGCGAGGACTCGGTGGCGCCCCTGGTCGGCGAGGGCGTGGTCCGCTTCGCCGCCGGCATGCCCGAGCGCATCGGGCCCTTCGAGATCGTCGACGTGCTCGGCGAGGGCGGCATGGGCGTGGTCTACCGCGGGCGCCAGACCGAACCCATCCGGCGGGACGTGGCGGTCAAGGTCCTCCACGCCGGACTCGACACCGCCCGCATCATCGAGCGGTTCAGCTGGGAGCGCCGCTCGCTCGCGCGCATGAACCACCCGAACATCGCGCGCATCCTCGACGCCGGCTCGGACGACGGCCGGCCGTACGTGGCCCTCGAGCTGGTCGAGGGCACGCCGATCACCGTCTGGTGCCGCGAGAACCACGCCGACCGCGACCGCCGCCTGGCCCTGGTCGAGAAGGTGGGCCAGGCCGTGCAGCACGCCCACGACCGCGGCATCCTGCACCGCGACCTCAAGCCGGGCAACATCCTGGTGCGCGAGGTCGACGGCGAGCCGGCGCCGTGCGTCATCGATTTCGGCATCGCCAAGGCCCTCGACCCCGACGCCACCTCCCCCGAACTCACCGTGGAGGGGCAACGCATCGGCACGCCGGCCTACATGAGCCCGGAGCAGCTCGCCGGCCGGGTCGACGAGGTCGACGTGCGCACGGACGTCTACGCCCTCGGCGTGATCCTCTACGAACTGATGGCCGACAAGCGGCCCTGGGACGACGACCACCTCGTCGGCAGCCTCGACCGCGACGACCCGCCCCCCCCGAGCCGGCGTTCCGGCCGGCGCGAGCTGCGCGGCGACCTGGACAACATCTGCCTGCAGGCCATCCGGCCCGAGAAGGAGGGGCGCTACGCCTCGGCCGGCGCCCTGGCCGAGGACCTCCGCCGGCGGCGCGAGGGCCGGCCCGTCGCCGCGACCCCCGGCAGTTGGCGCTACCGCTTCGGCAAGACGACGCGGCGCCATCCGGTGGTTTCCACGGCGATCGCCGCGTCGGTCGCCTTCCTCGTGGCCGGCGTGTTCTTCCTCGCCTACCACGCGCGCCGCCTCGACGCCGAACGCGACCGGGCCCTGCTGGCCGAGTCGCGGGCGCGGCAGGAGGCGGCGGCCGCCGAGGAGATCGCCACCTTCCTCGAGGAGCTCTTCGTGGCGATGGATCCGGTCGAGGAGGGGCGCACGCCCACCTCGGCCCTCGAGATCCTCGACAAGGGCGCCGCCCGCCTCGAGACCGACCTCGCCGACCAGGCCGCCAACCGCGGGCGCCTGTGGGGCGTCATGGGCCGGGTGAACCAGAACATCGCCCGCCACGAACTGGCCGAGCAGCAACTGCGCAAGGGCCTGGCCGCCTTCGCCGAGGACCCCGACTCCCTCGCGACCCTGCCGCGCCGCGCCGACCTGCAGCGCATGCTCGCCATCTGCCTGCACGACCTCGGGCGCTACGTCGAGTCGGAGACGGCCTTCCGCCACGCCCTTGCCATGCACCGCCGCGTCGACGCCGAGGTCGACGTCGAGGAGGTGCAGCTGATCACCGACCTCGCCACCGCGGTGCAGGCCCGGGGCCGGAAGGACGACGCCCTCGTCCTGCTGCGGGAGGCCATCGAGATGGCCGAAGACCTGGGCCCGGACGGCCTGTCCGAGGTGGCCTACATCCGCAACATCCGGGGCTACATCCAGTACCAGCGCGGCCGCTACCGCGAGGCCCTCGACGACATGGTCGCGGCCCTCGCGGCCCAGCGCGGCATCTACGACGGCGACAGCATCGATCTCGTCGGCTCGCTCAACAATGTCGGGGGCATGATGCTCGAACTCGAGCGGTACGACGAGGCCCGGGCCTACATCGAAGAGACCCTCGCCCTGCTCGGCCGCATCTACGAGGGCGAGGACCACCCCTCCATCTCGCGCGCCAAGCTGCACCTGGCCCGCATCGCCCTGGCGCGGGGCGACACGGCGACGGCCGTCGCCGGCTTCGAGGAGAGCGCCGCCCTGATGCGCGACCAGCTCGGTCCGGACAACCCCTACACATGGAGCTCGGCCAGCGGCCTGGCCACGGCCCGCACCTGCCAGGGGCGCATGGACGAGGCCCGCGCCATCTACGGGGACATCCTCGGGCGTTGGCTCGAAAGTCGCGGGCCGGACTACTTCCGCACGCGCCTGTGCCGCGAACGCTACGCGGCCTTCCTGCTGCGCGACGGTGACGCCGCGGCGGCCCGCGAGCAGCTGCAGCTCGTCATCGACTCGTACCTGGAGCAGGGAGAGACCGAACACGACCGCCTGGCGGTGGTCCGGCTGGAGATGGCCGAGGTGATGCTCGTCCAGGGCGACGACCGGGACGCCGGGACCATGGTGGCCACGGCGATGCCGCGTCTCGAGCGCATCTTCGGCCCCGGATCGGACATGGTCGCCCGGGCCCGCCGCGTCGCCGCCGCCGTCGCGCCGTGA